TAAGAATAGAACAGTTGTGAGATGCCAGACAATCAGCATACCTGAAACAACTATGAGAGATCGGTTTATGAGCCGATGGTACTGCTTACGGCTTCTCCCAGCCTCAGTTTCAGGAATGCTCAAGTGAGGATGCTCAGCTGCATTTACTATCCTTCGAAATATGTTATTgaaatcactcaattttgagcTGATAGGTATAGGTGCCTCTATCCCCATATCCTGGCTAACCTGAAAAGGAAATTTGAAATACAATACACTTTGAAACACTGACATGAATACCATTACCACTTCGACGACACAAAACTTAAACATTTTGACTCTGTTAAGGCATTCTACTAATTCATTTAACTATGCAGGAAAATTAAATtacgaaaaaataaataaagcatgATACCCTGGTAGAATTCTGTATTGCCATTGGAAATGAATCTAGATCATCTTTAGCAGCAACAATGAAGCAAGGCACCTCATAACCAGTGTCTTCACCATCACCAGCAACATCCATGAGCAATTCAGTTGCTCTCTTCCATGAAGACTCATCAGAACTGCGAAGGCCAGATTATAATGAAGTAGaactttcaaaagaaataatacaTGCATATGCACCTACatgaatttttacaaaattcaacCGTGGAACAAAATATACATGATCATTTTTAGTGGCACAAAAAGAGTTCACTCCAAGCATATGAGGGTGCAaccatttttacaaatatgattACATAACAGAAAATGATTAACTAAAAATAGCAGATAACTCTAAATTTAAAATCCCACATCAGAAAAATCATGCTTCGATTTACCTGTCATAAACAAATACAGCTATGTCACAAGGAGCCAGTGACTCTTTACTAGACAGCAATTTTGAAACTCCGTCCTCATGGATTTCTAGCAAGAATAGAGTTTTCTTTATTCCCTAATAATGGCAAAACAAACAAACACCAAGCCTGAAGTAGAAATATTAACATATGAAAGCAAAAGAAATTATCAACTTAGGTATATGTCaacaaaatattaacatatgCAAGGAAGTATATgtcaataaaatgaaaaagtttttGTGTAAAGTTCCAGAAAGGAATTGCTTTGATACTGCAAGAAGTGTGTAGGTTTTGACAATTTTTCATCTCAAAGAAAGTACATCTTCAAATATCATTTCACTTGAACCTTATACAAAGTCTTTCTAATACGTCTATGACACCCCATTTATGGT
This sequence is a window from Gossypium raimondii isolate GPD5lz chromosome 5, ASM2569854v1, whole genome shotgun sequence. Protein-coding genes within it:
- the LOC105768651 gene encoding mitochondrial Rho GTPase 1 isoform X1; its protein translation is MNSFLGRPYLDSYSPTADEQYAVNVVELPGGIKKTLFLLEIHEDGVSKLLSSKESLAPCDIAVFVYDSSDESSWKRATELLMDVAGDGEDTGYEVPCFIVAAKDDLDSFPMAIQNSTRVSQDMGIEAPIPISSKLSDFNNIFRRIVNAAEHPHLSIPETEAGRSRKQYHRLINRSLIVVSGMLIVWHLTTVLFLMHLKLGVVENVGDHG
- the LOC105768651 gene encoding mitochondrial Rho GTPase 1 isoform X2; this translates as MNSFLGRPYLDSYSPTADEQYAVNVVELPGGIKKTLFLLEIHEDGVSKLLSSKESLAPCDIAVFVYDSSDESSWKRATELLMDVAGDGEDTGYEVPCFIVAAKDDLDSFPMAIQNSTRVSQDMGIEAPIPISSKLSDFNNIFRRIVNAAEHPHLSIPETEAGRSRKQYHRLINRSLIVVSAIVGFAAYHVYAARKNASS